One Stenotrophomonas sp. SAU14A_NAIMI4_5 DNA segment encodes these proteins:
- a CDS encoding PTS sugar transporter subunit IIA → MPLTDLLAAVQTQLCTATDRDSVLQAAAGLLACRQANAEQIYLNLCQREALGSTAIGCGIAIPHGRAPALDRPRGALLRLQTPVDFGGDEPVDLVFAMAVPAHYTHQHLMLLSELAELFSTPSIRDALRAAGDAGELREALDLPPSASAA, encoded by the coding sequence ATGCCACTGACTGACCTCCTGGCGGCCGTGCAGACCCAGCTCTGCACGGCCACCGACCGCGACAGCGTCCTGCAGGCCGCCGCCGGGTTGCTGGCCTGCCGCCAGGCCAACGCCGAACAGATCTACCTCAACCTGTGCCAGCGCGAAGCCCTGGGCAGTACGGCGATCGGTTGCGGCATCGCCATTCCCCACGGCCGGGCGCCTGCCCTGGACCGTCCCCGCGGCGCCCTGCTGCGGTTGCAGACCCCGGTCGATTTCGGCGGCGATGAACCGGTGGATCTGGTGTTCGCCATGGCCGTTCCCGCCCACTACACCCACCAGCACCTGATGCTGCTGTCCGAACTGGCCGAGCTGTTCTCGACGCCGTCGATCCGCGACGCCCTGCGCGCGGCCGGCGATGCAGGGGAACTGCGCGAGGCCCTGGACCTTCCCCCATCGGCGAGCGCCGCATGA
- the raiA gene encoding ribosome-associated translation inhibitor RaiA: MRIETFGKDVEVTPALQSYVEEKLARVGKHFDQHCEARVTLKLQKTEHHVDASLNIPGQTLHAEAGGQTMYAAIDVLADKLDRLVIKHKEKKQQHAPLPVGDNGG, encoded by the coding sequence ATGCGCATCGAAACGTTTGGCAAAGATGTCGAAGTCACCCCGGCCCTGCAGTCGTATGTTGAAGAAAAGCTGGCCCGGGTCGGAAAGCACTTCGACCAGCACTGCGAAGCGCGGGTAACCCTCAAGCTGCAGAAGACCGAACACCACGTCGACGCCAGCCTCAATATTCCCGGCCAGACCCTGCACGCCGAAGCCGGCGGCCAGACCATGTATGCCGCCATCGACGTGCTGGCGGACAAGCTCGACCGTCTGGTGATCAAGCACAAGGAGAAAAAACAGCAGCACGCACCGCTGCCGGTGGGCGACAATGGCGGCTGA
- a CDS encoding RNA polymerase factor sigma-54: MKTRLQTSLGQQLVLTPQLQQAIKLLQMSTTELELEIAQAVESNPLLDWADSSDAGAGASSDSADDGGADGDAPPEPAAPSGDDWAPAELDWNNPGSSGSFDDDEDTGSAAERVAEVETLADHLLWQLHLSHLSTRDRSIGAALIDALEEDGYLREPLATIAETLLPAIHAGEDEILTVLHQVQRFDPVGVAARCLGECLQLQLDVLPADTPGLALARQVAAGPLERLPRSGVAGLAQELKQPLAEVETAVALLRSLDPRPGTQIAPLAQDTYVVPDVVVWRQNGLWRAALAAHAGPKVIIHRGYEQMIRRCGDADAGYLRVQLQEARWLLKGLQARGETLLRVVRSLIQQQAGFLEFGEQALRPLTLREIAAELGLHESTVSRAIARKHVRTPRGTLPLRAFFASGIDTEGGGEASSTAIQAMIRRLIDDENPRKPLSDAKLADLLKTSGIPVARRTVAKYREAMNISASHERVRIA, encoded by the coding sequence ATGAAGACTCGGCTGCAGACATCGTTGGGACAGCAGCTGGTGCTGACACCACAGCTGCAGCAGGCGATCAAGCTGCTGCAGATGTCCACCACCGAGCTGGAGCTGGAAATCGCCCAGGCGGTGGAAAGCAACCCCCTGCTGGACTGGGCCGACAGCAGCGATGCCGGTGCCGGTGCCAGCAGCGACAGCGCCGATGACGGCGGTGCCGACGGCGATGCGCCGCCGGAACCGGCCGCGCCCAGCGGCGACGACTGGGCCCCCGCCGAGCTGGACTGGAACAATCCTGGCAGCAGCGGCAGTTTCGACGACGATGAGGACACCGGCAGCGCCGCCGAGCGCGTGGCCGAGGTCGAGACCCTGGCCGACCACCTGCTGTGGCAGCTGCACCTCTCGCACCTGTCGACGCGCGACCGCAGCATCGGCGCGGCGCTGATCGATGCGCTGGAAGAAGACGGCTACCTGCGCGAGCCGCTGGCGACCATCGCCGAAACCCTGCTGCCGGCCATCCATGCCGGCGAAGACGAGATCCTCACCGTGCTGCACCAGGTGCAGCGCTTCGACCCGGTGGGCGTGGCCGCACGCTGCCTGGGCGAATGCCTGCAGCTGCAGCTGGACGTGCTGCCCGCCGACACCCCCGGTCTGGCGCTGGCCCGGCAGGTCGCCGCCGGCCCGCTGGAGCGCCTGCCGCGCAGCGGCGTGGCCGGCCTGGCCCAGGAACTGAAGCAGCCGCTGGCCGAGGTCGAGACCGCGGTCGCCCTGCTGCGCTCGCTGGACCCGCGTCCCGGCACCCAGATCGCACCGCTGGCGCAGGACACCTACGTGGTGCCGGACGTGGTGGTGTGGCGGCAGAACGGCCTGTGGCGCGCCGCGCTGGCCGCCCACGCCGGGCCCAAGGTGATCATCCACCGCGGCTACGAACAGATGATCCGCCGCTGCGGCGACGCCGACGCCGGTTACCTGCGCGTCCAGCTGCAGGAAGCCCGCTGGCTGCTCAAGGGCCTGCAGGCGCGCGGCGAGACCCTGCTGCGGGTGGTGCGCAGCCTGATCCAGCAGCAGGCCGGCTTCCTCGAATTCGGTGAACAGGCACTGCGCCCGCTGACCCTGCGCGAGATCGCCGCCGAGCTGGGCCTGCATGAATCCACCGTCTCGCGGGCGATCGCCCGCAAGCACGTACGTACGCCGCGCGGCACCCTGCCGCTGCGCGCGTTCTTCGCATCCGGCATCGACACCGAAGGTGGTGGCGAAGCTTCCAGTACCGCCATCCAGGCGATGATCCGCCGCCTGATCGATGACGAAAACCCACGCAAGCCGCTTTCTGACGCCAAGCTGGCTGACCTGCTCAAAACGTCGGGAATCCCAGTAGCGCGGCGCACCGTGGCGAAGTATCGTGAGGCCATGAACATCTCCGCCTCGCACGAAAGGGTCAGAATCGCTTGA
- the lptB gene encoding LPS export ABC transporter ATP-binding protein: MLVAKGLRKKYKQREVVKDFGLTLDAGEVVGLLGPNGAGKTTCFYMIVGLVEADAGSIVLDGQDITGDPMYTRAKQGVGYLPQEPSVFRKLTVADNLRLVLELRDDLDSAGRERELSGLLDELQLGHVADQLGASLSGGERRRCEIARALAAKPRLILLDEPFAGVDPISVGEIQRIVTHLKQRGIGVLITDHNVRETLGICDRAYILAEGTVLAQGSPEAILDNADVRRVYLGDSFKL, from the coding sequence ATGCTTGTCGCCAAGGGCCTGCGCAAGAAGTACAAGCAGCGCGAAGTCGTCAAGGACTTCGGGCTGACCCTCGATGCCGGTGAAGTGGTCGGCCTGCTCGGCCCCAACGGCGCCGGCAAGACCACCTGCTTCTACATGATCGTGGGCCTGGTCGAAGCCGATGCCGGCAGCATCGTGCTGGACGGCCAGGACATCACCGGCGACCCGATGTACACGCGCGCCAAGCAGGGCGTGGGCTACCTGCCGCAGGAACCGTCGGTGTTCCGCAAGCTGACCGTGGCCGACAACCTGCGCCTGGTGCTGGAGCTGCGCGACGACCTGGATTCGGCCGGCCGCGAGCGCGAACTCAGTGGCCTGCTCGACGAACTGCAGCTGGGCCACGTGGCCGACCAGCTCGGCGCCAGCCTGTCCGGCGGTGAACGCCGCCGCTGCGAGATCGCCCGTGCCCTGGCCGCCAAGCCGCGCCTGATCCTGCTCGACGAACCCTTCGCCGGCGTCGATCCGATCTCGGTCGGCGAGATCCAGCGCATCGTCACCCATCTCAAGCAGCGCGGCATCGGTGTGCTCATCACCGACCACAACGTGCGCGAAACCTTGGGAATCTGCGACCGCGCGTATATCCTCGCTGAGGGCACCGTCCTCGCCCAGGGCTCGCCGGAAGCGATCCTGGACAACGCCGACGTCCGTCGCGTCTACCTTGGAGATTCCTTCAAGCTGTGA
- the ptsP gene encoding phosphoenolpyruvate--protein phosphotransferase has product MPRARAGQPATGQRPVQLLAGHGAARGSAMGRARVRLPHALEVAEQRVAPQQVEAELARLHRALDAARAEMHDLRQRLHGALSHDVGEFLDLHALLLDDPELLYGLDELIRSGPYSAGYALRLQRDRLAKVFDGMDDAYLKSRMDDLDHVIGRIHAFLQPDRPPVVKGLAGEILVCDNIAPSELAQLQAQGVVGIVTAAGSALSHSAILARSLHLPLIVNVQQVLSRIVDGDVLIIDGADGSITVNPQADNLREYRVRLKEHAREQRELGRLRSKPSRTRDQVDIALLANAESLEDVTQAHALGAQGLGLYRTEFLFLQRNELPDEEEQFQTYRDAALGMSGRPVTIRTLDLGADKADRTGLTLSNEENPALGLRGVRLSLARPKVSDTQLRAILRASAYGKLRVLIPMVSTREELLAVRRRMLKLTEQLRGEGHVVAEHVPLGAMIEVPAAALALESFIDLVDFLSIGTNDLVQYLLAADRNNEALGELYSPLHPAVLRLLQMVIDTGARHRIPVAVCGEMAGDARMTPLLLALGLSEFSLHPGTLLEVRRAIREADLATLRARAPKLLAARDRRGIERWLALVAETP; this is encoded by the coding sequence GTGCCACGCGCACGCGCCGGCCAACCTGCCACCGGCCAACGGCCGGTACAGCTGCTGGCCGGCCACGGCGCCGCACGCGGTTCGGCGATGGGACGGGCGCGGGTGCGCCTGCCGCACGCGCTGGAAGTGGCCGAACAACGCGTCGCACCACAGCAGGTGGAGGCCGAGCTGGCCCGCCTGCACCGCGCACTGGATGCCGCTCGCGCGGAAATGCATGACCTGCGCCAGCGCCTGCACGGTGCACTGAGCCACGATGTCGGCGAATTCCTCGACCTGCACGCGCTGCTGCTGGACGACCCCGAACTGCTGTATGGCCTGGACGAACTGATCCGCAGCGGCCCCTACAGTGCCGGCTACGCGCTGCGCCTGCAGCGCGACCGCCTGGCCAAGGTCTTCGATGGCATGGACGATGCCTATCTGAAGAGCCGCATGGACGACCTGGACCATGTGATCGGCCGCATCCACGCCTTCCTGCAGCCCGACCGCCCGCCGGTGGTGAAGGGCCTGGCCGGCGAGATCCTGGTCTGCGACAACATCGCCCCGTCCGAGCTGGCCCAGCTGCAGGCGCAGGGCGTGGTCGGCATCGTCACCGCCGCCGGCAGCGCGCTGTCGCACAGCGCGATCCTTGCCCGCAGCCTGCACCTGCCGCTCATCGTCAACGTGCAGCAGGTGCTCAGCCGCATCGTCGATGGCGACGTGCTCATCATCGATGGCGCCGACGGCAGCATCACGGTCAACCCGCAGGCCGACAACCTGCGCGAATACCGCGTGCGCCTGAAGGAGCACGCGCGCGAGCAGCGCGAGCTCGGCCGCCTGCGCAGCAAACCCAGCCGTACCCGCGACCAGGTCGACATCGCCCTGCTGGCCAATGCCGAATCGCTCGAGGACGTGACCCAGGCGCATGCGCTGGGCGCTCAGGGGCTGGGCCTGTACCGCACCGAATTCCTGTTCCTGCAGCGCAACGAGCTGCCGGACGAAGAAGAACAGTTCCAGACCTACCGCGATGCCGCCCTGGGCATGAGCGGGCGACCGGTCACCATCCGCACCCTCGACCTGGGCGCGGACAAGGCCGACCGCACCGGGCTGACCCTGAGCAACGAGGAAAACCCGGCACTGGGCCTGCGCGGCGTGCGCCTGTCGCTGGCGCGGCCGAAGGTGTCCGACACCCAGCTGCGCGCGATCCTGCGCGCGTCCGCCTACGGCAAGCTGCGCGTGCTGATCCCCATGGTCAGCACCCGCGAGGAACTGCTGGCGGTACGCCGGCGCATGCTCAAGCTGACCGAACAGCTGCGCGGCGAAGGCCACGTGGTGGCCGAGCACGTGCCGTTGGGCGCGATGATCGAAGTGCCCGCCGCTGCGCTGGCGCTGGAGAGTTTCATCGACCTGGTCGACTTCCTGTCGATCGGCACCAACGACCTGGTGCAGTACCTGCTGGCCGCCGACCGCAACAACGAAGCGCTGGGCGAGCTGTATTCGCCGCTGCACCCGGCGGTGCTGCGCCTGCTGCAGATGGTCATCGACACCGGCGCACGCCATCGCATCCCGGTGGCCGTGTGTGGCGAGATGGCCGGCGACGCGCGCATGACCCCGCTGCTGCTGGCACTGGGGTTGAGCGAGTTCAGCCTGCACCCGGGCACCCTGCTGGAAGTGCGCCGCGCGATCCGCGAAGCCGACCTGGCCACACTGCGCGCGCGCGCGCCGAAGCTGCTGGCCGCGCGCGACCGCCGCGGCATCGAGCGCTGGCTGGCGCTGGTGGCCGAGACTCCCTGA
- the lptC gene encoding LPS export ABC transporter periplasmic protein LptC, with translation MNAPSLNWRTVLGVGLLLAALLSSWAALRNRDKGPVQTGQDVGVDYILHDFQIVALDEQGKESTTLRAPLLERQRGDQTINITTPLFEMPDKDGQHWTLRAQTGWLSAKGDQMKLRGDVSGDSPAAPGVVPTTFRTDHLDVFPKESRARTDARVIMTRPGMEQSGVGFEVDSKNNTYHFLSQSKGRYTPQR, from the coding sequence ATGAATGCTCCGTCGCTGAACTGGCGCACCGTGCTCGGCGTCGGCCTGCTGCTGGCGGCCCTGCTGAGCAGCTGGGCGGCCCTGCGCAACCGCGACAAGGGGCCGGTGCAGACCGGCCAGGACGTCGGCGTGGATTACATCCTGCACGACTTCCAGATCGTGGCGCTGGACGAACAGGGCAAGGAATCGACCACCCTGCGCGCACCGCTGCTGGAGCGCCAGCGCGGCGACCAGACCATCAACATCACCACCCCGCTGTTCGAGATGCCCGACAAGGACGGCCAGCACTGGACCCTGCGCGCGCAGACCGGCTGGCTCAGCGCCAAGGGCGACCAGATGAAGCTGCGCGGTGACGTTTCCGGCGACAGCCCCGCCGCCCCCGGCGTCGTACCCACCACCTTCCGCACCGACCACCTGGACGTGTTCCCGAAGGAAAGCCGCGCCCGTACCGATGCCCGGGTCATCATGACCCGCCCGGGCATGGAGCAGTCCGGCGTCGGGTTCGAGGTGGATTCGAAGAACAACACGTATCATTTCCTCAGCCAGTCCAAGGGCCGCTACACGCCCCAACGCTGA
- the lptA gene encoding lipopolysaccharide transport periplasmic protein LptA: protein MKIPFAAVLALGLLVPAFAQAKSTDRNEPMNIDAGAQAGNLTGDGKTTLSQGVVITQGSLDLRSSEAEIYMKDGEAVRAVFTGKQAKMKQQLDDGTWMDAVADKIDYDIKTEIITLTGNYKVTSARGTNAGQRMVYNTRTGEMNSGGDGSRVRTVIPPKNKTPAAPAAGSKK, encoded by the coding sequence ATGAAGATTCCCTTTGCTGCCGTGCTCGCCCTTGGTCTGCTGGTCCCCGCCTTCGCGCAGGCCAAGTCCACCGACCGCAACGAGCCCATGAACATCGATGCCGGCGCACAGGCCGGCAACCTCACCGGCGATGGCAAGACCACGCTGTCGCAGGGGGTGGTCATCACCCAGGGCTCGCTGGACCTGCGTTCGTCCGAGGCCGAGATCTACATGAAGGACGGCGAGGCCGTGCGTGCCGTGTTCACCGGCAAGCAGGCCAAGATGAAGCAGCAGCTCGATGACGGCACCTGGATGGACGCAGTGGCCGACAAGATCGACTACGACATCAAGACCGAGATCATCACCCTCACCGGCAACTACAAGGTGACCAGCGCGCGCGGTACCAATGCCGGCCAGCGCATGGTCTACAACACCCGTACCGGCGAGATGAATTCCGGTGGCGACGGCAGCCGCGTGCGTACCGTCATTCCGCCCAAGAACAAGACGCCTGCTGCGCCGGCGGCCGGGAGCAAGAAGTAA
- a CDS encoding PTS fructose subfamily transporter subunit IIA, translated as MTCGILLVTHPGVGTALLDVATRLLRQLPLKTEAFEVPFDADLDALLPLASAALRRVDGGEGVLILTDLYGASPANLAGQLARLGTPVRRVSALSLPMLLRVMNYPEQGLDQLPATAAAGTRNGAIVDDA; from the coding sequence ATGACCTGTGGCATTCTCCTCGTAACACATCCCGGGGTCGGGACCGCCCTGCTTGACGTGGCGACCCGGCTGCTGCGGCAATTGCCGCTGAAAACCGAAGCTTTCGAAGTACCGTTCGACGCAGACCTGGATGCCCTTCTCCCGCTCGCCTCGGCTGCTCTGCGCCGGGTCGATGGCGGCGAAGGCGTGCTGATCCTGACCGACCTGTACGGCGCCAGCCCCGCCAACCTCGCCGGGCAGCTGGCCCGGTTGGGGACCCCGGTTCGCCGGGTGTCGGCGCTGAGTCTGCCGATGTTGCTGCGGGTGATGAATTATCCGGAACAGGGACTGGATCAACTGCCCGCCACAGCCGCGGCGGGCACCCGTAATGGAGCGATAGTCGACGATGCTTGA
- the hprK gene encoding HPr(Ser) kinase/phosphatase — protein sequence MNTSITARELFDQQRERLGLRWAAGKAGEKRELEAGNTVSRRPSLAGYLNAIYPNKVQILGTEELSWLDALEPRQRWETIEKIMQSHPLALVLTRNQACPEDLRAAADESGTPLWLSPKRGHELLNHLSYHLARTLAPRVILHGVFMEIYSIGVLITGEAGSGKSELALELLSRGHRLVADDAPEFTQIAPDVLDGTCPELLQDLLEVRGLGVLNVREMFGDTAVKKNKYLRLIVHLTKPMTEPTPHGYERLTGDSGTRHVLDLDVPLITLPVMPGRNLAVLTEAATRLHILRTKGIDPAAMFIARHSNLLERRTP from the coding sequence ATGAATACCAGCATCACCGCACGCGAACTGTTCGACCAGCAGCGCGAGCGGCTGGGACTGCGCTGGGCCGCTGGCAAGGCCGGCGAAAAACGCGAGCTGGAAGCCGGCAACACGGTCTCCCGCCGCCCTTCGCTGGCTGGCTACCTCAATGCGATCTACCCCAACAAGGTGCAGATCCTCGGGACCGAGGAACTGTCCTGGCTGGACGCGCTGGAACCGCGCCAGCGCTGGGAGACCATCGAGAAGATCATGCAGTCGCACCCGCTGGCGCTGGTGCTGACCCGCAACCAGGCGTGCCCGGAAGACCTGCGCGCGGCCGCCGATGAATCCGGCACGCCGCTGTGGCTGTCGCCCAAGCGCGGCCATGAACTGCTCAACCACCTGTCCTACCACCTGGCGCGCACGCTGGCGCCGCGGGTCATCCTGCATGGCGTGTTCATGGAGATCTACTCCATCGGCGTGCTGATCACCGGTGAGGCCGGGTCGGGCAAGAGCGAGCTGGCGCTGGAACTGCTCAGCCGCGGCCACCGCCTGGTGGCCGACGATGCCCCCGAATTCACCCAGATCGCCCCCGACGTGCTTGATGGCACCTGCCCCGAGCTGTTGCAGGACCTGCTGGAAGTGCGCGGCCTGGGCGTGCTGAACGTGCGCGAGATGTTCGGTGATACGGCGGTAAAGAAGAACAAGTACCTTCGGCTGATCGTCCACCTGACCAAGCCGATGACCGAACCCACCCCGCACGGTTACGAGCGCCTGACCGGCGATTCGGGCACCCGCCACGTGCTGGACCTGGACGTGCCGCTGATCACCCTGCCGGTGATGCCCGGCCGCAACCTGGCGGTCCTGACCGAGGCGGCCACCCGCCTGCACATTCTGCGTACCAAGGGTATCGACCCGGCGGCGATGTTCATCGCCCGCCACAGCAACCTGCTGGAACGGCGAACGCCCTGA
- the mgtE gene encoding magnesium transporter: protein MAEAVRHDKTARQLRMLSDALDSGRLGPVRRLVNTLAPAEIGNLLESLPPGKREVVWGLVDPEDDGEVLVHVGEEVRESLLADMDPDEIIAAVEDLDIDDLADLVEDLPDTVIDEVLKSMDRENRERLEQVLSYPEDSAGRLMNPDVVTVRADVNVDVVLRYLRLRGELPDHTDHLFVVSRRHQYLGRVSLAALVTHEDTTPINRLIDDEQPAIDVGESDQEVARQFSDHDWVSAPVVDDNNILLGRITIDDVVDIIRSQAEHQALGAAGLDEEEDLFSPIKRAVRGRVVWLGINLCTAFLAASVIGQFELTLQKVVALAVLMPIVAGVGGNAAVQVLTLMVRGIALGQVGQSNARILLWKEARVALINGTLIGLLVGLIAFVWFHSLLLSLVITLALIINFLAAALAGVLLPLLLKRMNVDPAVAGTVVVTAVTDVMGFFSFLGLATLILLH from the coding sequence ATGGCTGAAGCCGTACGCCACGACAAGACTGCACGCCAACTGCGGATGCTGTCCGATGCACTGGACAGCGGCCGGCTGGGGCCGGTGCGTCGGCTCGTCAACACGCTGGCGCCGGCCGAGATCGGCAACCTGCTCGAATCGCTGCCCCCGGGCAAGCGCGAAGTGGTGTGGGGGCTGGTCGATCCCGAGGACGATGGCGAGGTGCTGGTCCACGTCGGCGAGGAAGTGCGCGAGAGCCTGCTCGCGGACATGGACCCCGACGAAATCATCGCCGCGGTCGAAGACCTCGACATCGATGACCTGGCCGACCTGGTCGAGGACCTGCCCGATACGGTCATCGACGAGGTCCTCAAGTCGATGGACCGCGAGAACCGCGAGCGCCTGGAACAGGTGCTGTCGTATCCCGAGGACAGCGCCGGCCGACTGATGAACCCGGACGTGGTGACCGTGCGCGCCGACGTAAATGTCGACGTGGTGCTGCGCTACCTGCGCCTGCGCGGCGAACTGCCCGACCACACCGATCACCTGTTCGTGGTCAGCCGCCGCCACCAGTACCTGGGCCGCGTGTCGCTGGCCGCGCTGGTGACCCACGAAGACACCACGCCGATCAACCGCCTGATCGACGACGAACAGCCGGCCATCGACGTCGGCGAGAGCGACCAGGAAGTCGCCCGGCAGTTCTCCGACCATGACTGGGTGTCCGCGCCGGTGGTGGACGACAACAACATCCTGCTCGGCCGCATCACCATCGATGACGTGGTGGACATCATCCGTTCGCAGGCCGAGCACCAGGCACTGGGCGCGGCCGGCCTGGACGAAGAAGAGGATCTGTTCTCGCCGATCAAGCGTGCCGTGCGCGGCCGCGTGGTCTGGCTGGGCATCAACCTGTGCACGGCGTTCCTCGCCGCCAGCGTGATCGGCCAGTTCGAACTGACCCTGCAGAAGGTGGTGGCGCTGGCAGTGCTGATGCCGATCGTGGCCGGCGTCGGCGGCAACGCGGCGGTGCAGGTGCTGACCCTGATGGTGCGCGGCATCGCGCTGGGCCAGGTGGGCCAGAGTAATGCGCGCATCCTGCTGTGGAAGGAAGCGCGCGTGGCGCTGATCAATGGCACGCTGATCGGCCTGCTGGTCGGGCTCATCGCGTTCGTGTGGTTCCACAGCCTGCTGCTGTCGCTGGTGATCACCCTGGCGCTGATCATCAACTTCCTGGCCGCGGCGCTGGCCGGCGTGCTGCTGCCGCTGCTGCTCAAGCGCATGAACGTGGACCCGGCCGTGGCCGGCACCGTGGTGGTGACCGCGGTGACCGACGTGATGGGCTTCTTCAGCTTCCTCGGCCTGGCCACCCTCATTCTGCTGCACTGA
- the rapZ gene encoding RNase adapter RapZ, translated as MSTPTPTAPTLIIVSGLSGSGKSVALKTFEDQDYYCSDNLPIQLLPAFVRSVLENHDGGAPRRLAVGIDVRGQADLSQLANWRKLATDAGVETKVLYFEASDETMLKRYADTRRRHPLSQLGLSLPEAIARERELIAPLRREADVVIDTSALNVHQLRRRIITEFAMGHATRLSLLFESFAYKRGVPAEADFVFDARVLPNPHWDPDLRALSGREPGVRDYLEAQPDVQRYLTQLMDFLDTWLPKLGDGTRSYVTVAFGCTGGKHRSVYLAERMARHAREMGWDDVATYHREQD; from the coding sequence ATGAGCACCCCCACCCCCACCGCCCCGACCCTGATCATCGTCAGCGGCCTGTCCGGCTCGGGTAAATCCGTCGCCCTGAAGACCTTCGAGGACCAGGACTACTACTGTTCGGACAACCTGCCGATCCAGCTGCTGCCGGCTTTCGTCCGCAGCGTGCTGGAGAACCATGACGGTGGCGCGCCGCGCCGGCTGGCGGTGGGCATCGACGTCCGCGGCCAGGCCGACCTGAGCCAGCTGGCCAACTGGCGCAAGCTGGCCACCGATGCCGGCGTGGAAACGAAGGTGCTGTACTTCGAGGCCAGCGACGAGACGATGCTCAAGCGCTATGCCGACACCCGTCGCCGGCACCCGCTGAGCCAGCTCGGGCTGTCACTGCCCGAAGCCATCGCCCGCGAGCGCGAGCTGATCGCACCGCTGCGCCGCGAGGCCGATGTGGTGATCGACACCAGTGCATTGAACGTGCACCAGCTGCGCCGGCGCATCATCACCGAGTTCGCGATGGGCCACGCCACGCGCCTGTCGCTGCTGTTCGAATCGTTTGCCTACAAGCGCGGCGTGCCGGCCGAGGCCGACTTCGTGTTCGATGCGCGCGTGCTGCCCAACCCGCACTGGGACCCGGACCTGCGTGCACTCAGCGGCCGCGAGCCCGGCGTGCGTGACTACCTGGAAGCGCAGCCGGACGTGCAGCGCTACCTGACCCAGCTGATGGATTTCCTCGACACCTGGCTGCCCAAGCTGGGCGATGGCACCCGCAGCTACGTGACGGTGGCCTTCGGCTGCACCGGCGGCAAGCATCGCTCGGTGTACCTGGCCGAGCGCATGGCACGGCACGCCCGCGAGATGGGCTGGGATGACGTGGCCACGTACCACCGCGAACAGGATTGA
- a CDS encoding HPr family phosphocarrier protein: MLERELTVSNRLGLHARATAKLVQTLAPFRCNVTMAAKGREINAKSIMGVMLLAAAQGTPVTIRINGEDEAAAMDAVVDLFERRFDEDS, translated from the coding sequence ATGCTTGAACGAGAACTCACCGTGAGCAACCGCCTGGGCCTGCATGCCCGGGCCACCGCCAAGCTGGTGCAGACGCTGGCCCCATTCCGCTGCAACGTGACCATGGCCGCCAAGGGCCGTGAGATCAACGCCAAGAGCATCATGGGCGTGATGCTGCTGGCCGCCGCCCAGGGCACCCCGGTCACCATCCGCATCAACGGCGAGGATGAAGCCGCGGCGATGGACGCCGTGGTCGACCTGTTCGAGCGCCGCTTCGACGAGGACAGCTGA